The Panulirus ornatus isolate Po-2019 chromosome 56, ASM3632096v1, whole genome shotgun sequence genomic interval atctctcatacacctcttcatttctttcatcactCCATCTAGTCGCACCTCATGCTTTTCTCAAATTGCTCTTtttacagcctggattcttgacctctgtgactcattccatgaccatgtttcagttgcataggttagggttgggaggactgtgctgtcccttaattttctcttcacttccatggttacatttctatcttttattattctattaagggactcaATGACTCTGCTACCCTGtagtctctcccttatctctccatatccaaacttacccaagacagctcccagttACTTAATTtgcatcacttcttccagtcattctctctcatttaaagtacaatttagtacattttcttctttcaccatatggttttacaaaatctgttCTCTTACTATTTTGTTTCAAACGCCATCACTTTACTTTTAATTGcctttaccttcaatcacctacactTGCACACGTCATAAAACACAACTTTCTGCAATTTATCTTAACTCTTAGcaaacatcacattatcatctgcaaacagacttGCCCCTGGctaccatatctcactgccacactccatctctgcaattCTTTTCCATAGTTTTACTTTCATCCCTCTtaacactccatccatatatatattaaaagccacagtgacatcacacagccttacctcatacatacatgtatcccaaaacttttgctcaactctccatccaatcTTACACATGCActtgctcctctgtagaaggctttcacaccagcAGTTATTCCCCTTAcactatatatccttaacacatcccacaaagcattccactcgactctcatatactttctccagatccatgaaagctgccTACAACATCTtatcttttgctagatacttttccattaTCATCTTTACAACAGAAATCTGATCCActtatcccctacctttcctagaACCCCCatactcttcacttattctgcattcagtcacttctgtgactatcaattaacattcttgcatacattgTAACCAATGAGGTAGAAGTCTTTTCCCCTAttaccatggaaaggcctgtggtgcTTGGTTATGGATagtgaactgtggttttggtgccttacacttgacatctagagaatggatttgagcagatgtggcctttcttcatctgtttgtggcagtacctcgctaatacgggaaatggtaATCAAATGTGAAAAATTTAATCAATTTGAGCAGAAGAGTGAGTATCTCATTGCCTTAAGTCCTCCTAATCCTCATACGTTTTGAGTGTAAGTTCAGTGTAGTATCTTTCATTGTTTAATTCTTAATGctaatatgaatttttagataatTCTGTGGATGGAAGTTAAGATGATTGTCATTGTTGTGATACTAAATTAGGGAATCTAAATAATTATACAATTGCAGGAATTCCCATCAAGAGTACCTTGGATAATCCTACAACAATTCAGTATACTGGGCTCATCAGTGGTCTTACTGACAAGGCTCGCAGTGTTGTTCGAGACCTCGATCCAACAAATGACCTCACATTCCTTAGAGTTCGCTCAAAAAAGCATGAGATCATGATAGCTCCTGGTAAGTGATCTTAAGTTATAGTTTATGTAGTGTAAGTAAACTTGTTTTTCTTGCTTCTGTTGTCATAGGAACATGGGATCAGTGAGATATTTCAAGGGGAATATTGGGGTCTGGATGGCACCAACCTCTATATATTGGTGAGGAAGTCCTGTTCACTGACACCTAGGTCTTCAAAGCTCTCGAATCACTGAAACCATTTGCTTGAACTGAACAGTCCTGTTCTCAGCCAATGAGTGACCTC includes:
- the robl gene encoding dynein light chain roadblock-type 2, with the protein product MSAEVEETLKRIQSHKGVVGVIVVNSEGIPIKSTLDNPTTIQYTGLISGLTDKARSVVRDLDPTNDLTFLRVRSKKHEIMIAPEKEYMLIVVQNTSE